A window from Chiloscyllium punctatum isolate Juve2018m chromosome 3, sChiPun1.3, whole genome shotgun sequence encodes these proteins:
- the pcare1 gene encoding uncharacterized protein pcare1: MGCAPSHSEIIQHLAKNTLRPLKKSTAQGSADRTHTETQTHSVSGGSGNSDSDSFENGQESAIQLRGEGDQHNTERSYGQNLPDLAVPAQTPKLYNEETKREELAAGTKVAVSEVTVSQKYVPWEFAEQKQHPQSDSNSAQQPTRSRKQKCRQTPKQVKSTKQKEKSHSRSVDEEKVDFPTSMVNAHQAVYAYLNPSLSKYDAVLRLIEQAAQTQLILQQMVSFLTLRFEEVNCILQEIAGEGERLVKDVGAQLAWPAGIGAPQEQPDLLQQLLLYTVNKMQATNGTVTSLTTSALQEACRYLHSATDTFQNRLMVKQGVDERLQKMIVQLEACARQQPHSKPRDTALHSEDSGIGGETDSMKEYWNPEKCGRRTSSDSNAHLLSRDSHPHPSRIQETLSHITVCTSKSYDTAIDHQLKGTFYSTHEEKVSSSVSVSTSQYAQIQNRSFGSFESLTSTDCEALIRTESVDFCSLGEDEEEETISDIIVNGTPQRPWSSPPESETVRSVPKRMDIPENEEMTIKMKDAISGKIQFVPINPGSNAWSDEEGKLRPVRPSTAKGGKTRVVKKRRSKSAESLKSKAEDPTLLELQRTQKDLSRRLEKMLQPKSENSKGGFEQGKMPAMPKLPISLPGTGQTVPSNKLKASLHSNFSILPSQEKMHLRKIPAGSCYQTQTQNQTDTQTQVLQTQNQNHTQAQTQDQIQNHAHRQTEDQAQDQSQESQTQTQTQTGAQILAEEKQVTSCPTHIRKQRTGVQGLITTFSQRSAGLTTRDAPLTPPTFDLETRSRVAELGPAPVPAGTGGRGPITSGSRKLQPGDQPWPQYKIINLRYAGASCSPQENGTTECSPKPSRPGPSTEREAEANSCIDKAAAPAKLSQHFSSSQSCRAAVGSPAPNPSPPDSRKAFLTTTLPSRNLYLPAGYTTPSASRKRWPNMIWGSEQPNLPATQDELSSPVSPPPVSIKPPGLATGILPPSLMTGTLLPGHPVHRQPPSPPVHRQPPSLPVHRQPSSPPVHRQPPSPPVHRQPPSPPVHRQLPSPPVHRQLPSPPVHHQSPSPPVHRQPPSPLVHRQPPSPPVHRQLPSPPVHRQPPSSLVHRQLPSPPVHRQPPSSLVHRQLPSPPVHPQPPSPPVHRQTPSPPVHRQPPSPPVHRQTPSPPVHRQPPSPPVHPQPPSPPVHRQTPSPPVHRQPPSPPVNRQPPSPPVHRQPPSPPVHRQPPSPPVHRQLPSPPAVINSIPPQKRPLDRTEKPGSNASSIFCPLSNSIFESQPPSPLVDRVNTAAQPQSIIPGDISPLTSRVAWKNNFTVRQPSNRPRRLTLSGVHPQPFVKKNHLLDFKSGIQNRLSATSSATSEPTLHSIGLDGNFEKDDDPWTRPCVSEMRGASRSISHPELCIVGQGLQ, from the coding sequence ATGGGGTGTGCGCCGTCTCACAGTGAAATAATCCAACACCTCGCAAAGAACACCTTGAGGCCTCTGAAGAAATCCACAGCCCAAGGATCGGCAGAtaggacacacactgagacccaAACCCACTCGGTCAGTGGAGGGTCAGGCAACTCTGACAGCGACTCCTTTGAGAATGGCCAGGAAAGTGCCATCCAGCTGAGAGGCGAAGGGGACCAGCATAACACAGAAAGGAGCTATGGCCAGAACCTGCCTGACTTGGCAGTGCCTGCTCAAACACCCAAACTTTACAATGAAGAAACAAAGAGAGAAGAATTGGCAGCTGGTACCAAGGTGGCAGTGTCAGAGGTTACAGTTTCGCAGAAGTATGTACCTTGGGAATTTGCTGAACAGAAACAGCACCCACAAAGCGATAGCAACTCAGCTCAGCAACCCACGAGAAGCAGGAAACAAAAATGTCGTCAGACCCCCAAGCAGGTCAAGAGCACCAAACAGAAGGAAAAGAGTCATTCTCGATCAGTGGACGAAGAGAAAGTAGATTTTCCCACCTCCATGGTTAATGCCCACCAAGCCGTGTATGCTTACCTTAACCCCAGCCTTTCCAAATACGATGCAGTTTTGCGTTTAATTGAGCAAGCCGCACAGACTCAACTAATCCTCCAGCAGATGGTGAGCTTCTTGACACTGCGCTTCGAGGAGGTAAACTGCATCCTACAGGAAATAGCTGGTGAAGGTGAGAGACTAGTGAAGGATGTTGGAGCACAGCTTGCGTGGCCTGCTGGAATAGGAGCCCCACAAGAACAGCCCGATCTCCTGCAACAACTGCTGTTGTACACTGTCAACAAGATGCAGGCAACCAATGGGACAGTGACCTCCCTGACGACTTCAGCCCTGCAGGAAGCATGCAGATACCTGCATTCAGCCACGGACACTTTCCAGAACAGATTAATGGTAAAACAGGGAGTGGATGAGCGGCTGCAAAAAATGATAGTTCAATTGGAGGCCTGCGCACGGCAACAACCTCACAGCAAACCCAGGGACACAGCCCTTCATTCAGAGGATAGTGGCATTGGAGGAGAGACTGATTCCATGAAAGAATACTGGAACCCTGAGAAATGTGGACGGCGTACAAGTTCTGATTCCAATGCACATCTCTTAAGCAGAGATTCTCATCCGCACCCTTCACGTATACAAGAAACCCTTTCTCACATAACAGTCTGTACTTCAAAATCATATGATACTGCTATTGATCATCAATTAAAAGGCACCTTTTACTCGACTCATGAGGAGAAGGTATCATCCTCTGTGTCAGTCAGTACATCTCAATATGCACAAATCCAGAATAGATCATTCGGCTCTTTTGAGTCACTAACGAGCACTGACTGTGAGGCCTTGATTCGGACAGAGTCAGTGGATTTCTGCTCCCTGGGTGAAGATGAAGAAGAAGAAACCATTTCAGACATAATTGTCAACGGGACACCCCAACGGCCCTGGTCGTCCCCTCCAGAAAGTGAAACTGTGCGGTCTGTTCCAAAAAGGATGGACATTCCAGAGAATGAAGAAATGACCATTAAGATGAAAGATGCCATTAGTGGCAAAATCCAGTTCGTCCCAATCAACCCGGGGTCAAACGCTTGGTCAGATGAAGAGGGCAAACTGCGTCCAGTCAGACCAAGTACTGCCAAGGGTGGAAAAACTCGTGTTGTCAAAAAGCGGCGATCAAAGTCCGCTGAGTCACTAAAAAGCAAGGCAGAGGACCCAACCCTGCTGGAGCTTCAGAGAACCCAAAAGGATCTGAGCAGGCGACTGGAGAAGATGCTGCAGCCCAAAAGTGAAAACAGCAAGGGAGGCTTTGAACAGGGGAAGATGCCAGCAATGCCAAAGCTGCCAATCAGTCTGCCTGGCACAGGCCAGACAGTACCTAGCAACAAGCTGAAAGCCTCCCTCCACAGCAACTTTAGTATTCTGCCCAGTCAAGAGAAAATGCACCTCAGGAAAATCCCTGCTGGCTCATGCTACCAGACCCAGACCCAAAACCAAACTGATACCCAAACCCAGGTGCTGCAGACACAGAATCAGAACCACACCCAGGCCCAGACCCAAGACCAAATCCAGAACCATGCCCACAGGCAGACTGAGGACCAAGCTCAGGATCAGAGCCAGGagtcccagacccagacccagacccagactgGGGCTCAGATTCTTGCCGAAGAAAAGCAAGTGACGTCCTGTCCTACTCACATTCGCAAGCAGCGGACAGGGGTGCAGGGACTGATCACCACCTTCAGCCAGAGAAGTGCTGGCCTAACAACCAGAGatgcccctctcactcccccgacTTTCGACCTGGAAACACGCAGCCGGGTGGCCGAGCTGGGGCCAGCCCCGGTCCCGGCAGGAACCGGTGGGAGAGGCCCCATCACCAGCGGCTCCCGCAAGCTGCAGCCTGGCGACCAACCCTGGCCACAATACAAAATCATTAACCTCCGCTACGCTGGGGCCTCTTGCAGCCCTCAGGAAAATGGAACGACCGAGTGCTCTCCCAAGCCCAGCAGACCAGGGCCCTCGACCGAGAGAGAGGCCGAAGCCAATTCATGCATCGACAAAGCAGCGGCTCCAGCCAAACTCTCCCAACACTTCTCCTCCTCCCAATCCTGCCGAGCCGCAGTGGGAAGCCCAGCTCCCAATCCTTCACCCCCCGACTCAAGGAAGGCCTTCCTCACCACCACCCTGCCATCCCGAAATCTCTACCTACCGGCGGGTTACACCACACCCTCTGCCTCCAGAAAGAGATGGCCAAACATGATCTGGGGCTCCGAACAGCCGAACCTACCCGCCACTCAGGACGAACTGAGCTCCCCGGTTAGCCCTCCTCCTGTGTCCATTAAACCGCCCGGCCTCGCGACAGGCATTCTCCCGCCCAGCCTCATGACAGGCACTCTCCTGCCCGGACACCCAGTCCATCGCCAACCGCCGAGTCCCCCGGTCCATCGCCAACCGCCCAGTCTCCCGGTCCATCGCCAACCGTCGAGTCCCCCGGTCCATCGCCAACCGCCGAGTCCCCCGGTCCATCGCCAACCGCCGAGTCCCCCGGTCCATCGTCAACTGCCCAGTCCCCCGGTCCATCGTCAACTGCCCAGTCCCCCGGTCCATCACCAATCGCCGAGTCCCCCGGTCCATCGCCAACCGCCAAGTCCCCTGGTCCATCGCCAACCGCCGAGTCCCCCGGTCCATCGCCAACTGCCCAGTCCCCCGGTCCATCGCCAACCGCCGAGTTCCCTGGTCCATCGTCAACTGCCCAGTCCCCCGGTCCATCGCCAACCGCCGAGTTCCCTGGTCCATCGTCAACTGCCGAGTCCCCCGGTCCATCCCCAACCGCCCAGTCCCCCAGTCCATCGACAAACCCCCAGTCCCCCGGTCCATCGCCAACCGCCGAGTCCTCCGGTCCATCGCCAAACGCCCAGTCCCCCGGTCCATCGCCAACCGCCCAGTCCCCCGGTCCATCCCCAACCGCCGAGTCCCCCGGTCCATCGTCAaacccccagtcccccagtccatCGTCAACCGCCCAGTCCCCCGGTCAATCGCCAACCGCCCAGTCCCCCGGTCCATCGTCAACCGCCCAGTCCCCCGGTCCACCGTCAACCGCCCAGTCCCCCGGTCCATCGTCAACTGCCCAGTCCCCCAGCAGTGATCAACAGCATTCCTCCGCAAAAAAGACCCCTTGACCGCACCGAGAAACCTGGATCCAACGCCTCATCCATCTTCTGCCcactctccaactctatttttgAATCCCAGCCGCCTTCTCCACTAGTGGACAGAGTAAATACAGCAGCTCAACCGCAAAGCATCATTCCAGGGGACATCAGCCCACTCACATCTAGAGTTGCATGGAAGAACAACTTCACAGTCAGGCAACCGAGCAACAGGCCAAGAAGGTTGACCTTGAGTGGTGTCCACCCACAACCTTTTGTCAAGAAGAATCACCTTCTTGACTTTAAATCTGGGATTCAGAACCGACTCTCTGCAACTAGTTCAGCTACAAGTGAACCCACTCTACACAGCATTGG